The genome window TCGTAGGGAAAGAGTTAGGTAACTAAAGATTTGATGTTAAAATGAGGGACTACTTCGTTTCCTCATTTTATTCATCTTAAGAGGAGATTGAAAAAGCTGCTCTTTGTCAGCTATAGTGGGTTGATGTCAACTAACATCTGGAGAGGACAATCACTGTCTTCTCCTTTTTGATTTTTCAGAATATACCAAATTAACCCAAAAATTCTGAAAATTCTGTTGACATCTTTCTGAAAAGGTTCTATAATAGATAGAAAGTTTTAAAGGAGAAAATGATGAAAAGTTCAAAACTATTTGCTCTTGCAGGTGTAACCTTATTGGCGGCTACTACTTTAGCTGCATGCTCTGGATCAGGTTCGAGCGCTAAAGGAGAGAAGACATTCTCATATATCTATGAAACAGACCCTGACAACCTCAACTATTTGACAACTGGTAAGGCAGCAACTGCTGACATTACTAGTAATGTGATTGATGGATTGCTTGAAAATGACCGCTATGGTAACTTTGTGCCATCTATGGCTGAGGATTGGTCTGTATCTAAGGACGGCTTGACTTACACTTATACAATCCGTAAAGATGCCAAGTGGTACACATCTGAAGGAGAAGAGTATGCGCCTGTCAAAGCTCAAGACTTTGTAACAGGTCTTAAATATGCTGCTGATAAAAAATCAGATGGTCTTTATCTTGTTCAGGAATCAATCAAAGGGTTGGATGCTTATGTGAAAGGGGAAATTAAAGATTTCTCACAAGTTGGTATTAAGGCTCTTGATGATCAAACAATTCAGTACACTTTGAACAAGCCAGAAAGCTTCTGGAATTCTAAGACAACGATGGGAGTTTTGGCTCCAGTAAATGAAGAGTTCTTAAACTCTAAAGGGGATGATTTCGCTAAAGGAACAGATCCAAGTAGCATCCTATACAATGGACCATTCTTGCTCAAATCTATCGTAGCTAAATCTTCTGTTGAGTTTGAAAAAAATCCAAACTACTGGGATAAGGACAATGTCCATATCGATAAGGTTAAATTATCATTCTGGGATGGTCAAGATACCAACAAACCGACTGAAGCCTTCAAGGATGGAAGTTTCACTATGGCCCGTCTCTTCCCAACAAGCGCTAGCTACCCAGAGACTGAAAAAGCATTTAAAGACAATATTGTTTACACACAACAAGATTCTACTACTTATTTAGTAGGTACTAATATTGATCGCCAGTCTTATAAGTATACTTCTAAGACAACGGATGAAGAAAAAACATCAACCAAGAAAGCTCTTCTAAACAAAGATTTCCGTCAAGCTCTTGCCTTTGGTTTTGATAGAACCGCCTATGCCTCTCAAGTAAACGGTGCAAGTGGTGCAACTAAACTGCTTCGTAACTTGTTTGTCCCACCTACATTTGTTCAAGCAGATGGCAAAAACTTTGGTGAGTTGGTCAAAGAAAAATTGGTGACTTATGGAGACGAGTGGAAGGATGTGAACTTAGCTGATGCTCAGGATGGACTCTATAACGCAGATAAGGCTAAAGCAGAATTTGCCAAAGCTAAGACAGCTCTTCAAGCAGAAGGTGTGAAATTCCCAATCCACTTGGATATGCCAGTAGACCAAACAAACACGACGAAAGTCCAACGTGTTCAATCCTTCAAACAATCGCTTGAAGCTACTCTAGGGTCAGAGAACGTCGTTGTCGATATCCAACAACTTCAAAAAGATGATGTCTTGAATATCACTTACTTTGCTGAAACTGCAGCTGGAGAAGACTGGGATATCTCAGATAATGTGGGATGGTCTCCAGACTTTGCAGACCCATCTACTTACCTTGATATCATCAAGCCATCTGTCGGAGAAAATACAAAGACTTACCTAGGATTTGACTCTGGAACAAACAACGCTGCAGCTAAGCAAGTTGGTTTGGAAGACTACGAAAAAATGGTTGTAGAAGCCGGGGAAGAAGTGAGTGACGTTTCAAAACGTTATGAGAAATATGCTGCAGCCCAAGCTTGGTTGACCGACAGTGCCTTGATCATCCCAACAACTTCTAAAACTGGTCGTCCAATGTTGTCTAAGATGGTACCATTTACGCTTCCGTTTGCATACTCTGGTAACAAGGGTACAAGCGAAGCTCTCTTGTATAAATACCTAGACGTACAAGATAAAGCAGTGACAGCAGATGAATACCAAAAAGCTCAAGATAAATGGATGAAAGAAAAAGAAGAGTCGAATAAAAAGGCCCAAGAAGATCTTGCAAAACATGTGAAATAACTGTTGCAAAATATAAGAAAGGATTTAGTATTTCTCTTGAATGCTGAATCCTTTTTTACATTTGTAAAGAAAGATTCTAAATTTGGAGCCTGTTTTTGTCAGAATAGAGAAAATTTTCGTTAATTTTACTTGTTTTCTATTGCTTTCTTAGCTATTATTTGTTATATTAAAAGCACAATTATTTTTTATTTATCAGGGTTAAGCATTGCACTTTCAGAGGAAGGAGTATTTTTTAAAAAAAGAATGTAAACGCTTACTCAAAAATGAAAGGATTTAGGAATTTATGAATAAAGGATTATTTGAAAAACGTTGTAAATATAGTATTCGGAAATTTTCATTAGGTGTTGCTTCTGTTATGATTGGGGCTGCATTCTTTGGGACAAGTACAGTTCTTGCAGATAGCGTGCAGTCTGGCTCCACAGCGAATTTACCAGCGGATTTAGCCGCTGCTCTTGCAACAGCAAAAGAGAATGATGGGCGTGATTTTGAAGCACCAAAGGCGGGAGAAGACCAAGGGTCTCCAGAAGTTACTGATGGACCTAAGACAGAAGAAGAACTATTAGCACTTGAAAAAGCAAAATCAGCTAGTTCAGATAAGTTACCAGAAGGCTTAGAGGGCAAATTAGATAAGGCTGAAGATAAAGGGAAAGAAGTTGATAAGGATCAATTAGCTAAGAATACTGAGAATCTCGTTCCAGAAGATGTAGCTAAAACCAAGAATGGTGAATTAAACTACGGAGCAACTGTCAAAATCAAGACACCATCAGGTGAAGGTAGTGGGATTGTCATTGGCGAAAATCTTGTTTTAACTGTTTCACATAACTTTATAAAAGATGTTCCAGATGGTAATAATCGCAAGGTTGTTGATAATGATAAGGGTGATGGGGATATCTATAGCATCTCTTATCCAGGCTTACCAGATGTTAAATTTAGTAAAAAAGACATTATTCACTGGGATCGTGAAGGTTTCCTAAAAGGTTACAAGAATGATTTGGCTCTTGTGAGATTACGTACAGTTCTCGAAAATACGCCTGTTGAAGTAACCAAAAAGCCAGTAGTTAAGAAAATCGGAGATAAGCTCCATGTCTTTGGTTATCCAGAAGGGAAATTGAATCCGATTGTCAATACTACAGTTGATTTTGCAGAACCATATGGAGAAGGTGTCCAAGGAATCGGTTATCAAGGAGGGAAACCGGGTGCTAGTGGCGGTGGTATCTTTGATACAGAAGGCAAACTAGTCGGTGTTCATCAAAATGGAGTTGTTGGCCAACGGAGTGGTGGTATTCTCTTCTCACCTGCTCAATTGAAATGGATCCAAGATCACATGAAGGGAATTTCAAGTGTCAAACCTGCAGACTTGGAAGAGAAAGAAAAACCAGCCGAAGACAAACCAAAAGAGGACAAACCTGCAGCTGCTAAACCTGAAACACCTGAAAAAGTAACAGCTGAATGGCAAACAGTAGAGAAAAAAGAACAACAGGGAACAGTTACGGTTCGTGAAGAAAAAGGTGTCCGCTACAATCAATTGTCTTCAACTGCACAGAACGACAATGGCGATAAACCAGCCTTGTTTGAAAAACAAGGATTGACAGTTGATGCTAATGGAAATGCGACGGTTGATTTAACCTTCAAAGATGATTCTGAAAAGGGCAAATCACGCTTTGGTGTCTTCTTGAAATTTAAAGATACCAAGAACAATGTTTTTGTTGGTTATGACAAAGATGGCTGGTTCTGGGAGTATAAATCTCCAACCGATAGCACCTGGTATAAGGGGGGGCGTGTAGCAGCGCCTGAGACAGGATCAATTAACCGCCTATCAATTACCCTCAAGTCAGATGGACAACTCAATGCAACGAATAATGATGAGAAACTCTTTGATACGGTTACTTTGCCAGCAGCTGTTAATGAAACTCTTAAAAATGAGAAGAAAATCGTCCTAAAAGCTGGTTCCTATGGCAATGAGCGAACAGTTGTCAGTGTTAAAACGGACAATCAAGAAGGTGTAAAAGCAGATGATACTCCTGCCCAGAAAGAAACAGGTCCGGCCGTTGATGATAGCAAGGTGACTTATGACACGATCCAGTCTAAGGTACTCAAAGCAGTGATTGACCAAGCCTTCCCACGTATTAAAGAATACAGTTTGAACGGGCATACCTTGCCAGGACAAGTTCAACAATTCAATAAAGTATTTATCAACAAACACGAAGTCACACCAGAAGTTACTTACAAAAAAATCAATGAGACAACTGCAGAATACTTGATGAAGCTTCGCGATGATGCTAATCTTATCAATGCAGAAATGACAGTTCGTCTGCAAGTTGTGGATAATCAGTTGCACTTTGATGTGACCAAGATTGTCAACCATAATCAAGTTACTCCAGGTCAAAAGATTGATGATGAAAGAAAACTGCTTTCTTCCATTAGTTTCCTTGGCAATGCTTTAGTATCTGTTTCAAGTGACCAAGCTGGTGCTAAGTTTGACGGGGCAACCATGTCAAATAATACCCATGTCAGCGGAGATGATCATATCGATGTAACCAATCCAATGAAAGACCTAGCCAAGGGTTACATGTATGGATTTGTTTCTACAGACAAGCTTGCTGCAGGTGTTTGGAGTAACTCTCAGAACAGCTACGGTGGAGGTTCTTATGACTGGACCCGCTTGACAGCCTACAAGGAAACGGTCGGAAATGCTAACTATGTCGGAATTCATAGCTCTGAATGGCAATGGGAAAAAGCTTATAAAGGCATTGTCTTCCCAGAGTATACCAAGGAACTTCCAAGTGCTAAGGTTGTTATCACTGAAGATGCCAATGCAGACAATAAAGTGGATTGGCAAGATGGAGCTATTGCTTATCGTAGCATCATGAACAACCCTCAAGGTTGGGAAAAGGTTAAGGATATCACTGCTTACCGTATCGCGATGAACTTTGGTTCACAAGCACAAAACCCATTCCTTATGACCTTGGATGGTATCAAGAAGATCAATCTCCATACAGATGGTCTTGGGCAAGGTGTTCTCCTTAAAGGATATGGTAGCGAAGGCCATGACTCTGGTCACTTGAATTATGCTGATATTGGTAAACGTATTGGTGGTGTTGAAGACTTCAAGACCTTGATTGCGAAAGCGAAGAAATATGGAGCTCATCTAGGTATCCACGTTAACGCTTCTGAAACCTATCCTGAGTCTAAGTACTTTAATGAAAATATTCTCCGTAAGAATCCAGATGGAAGCTACAGCTACGGATGGAACTGGCTAGACCAAGGTATCAACATTGATGCTGCTTATGACTTGGCGCATGGGCGCTTGGCTCGCTGGGAAGATTTGAAGAAAAAACTTGGTGAAGGCCTCGACTTTATCTATGTGGACGTTTGGGGTAATGGTCAATCAGGTGATAACGGTGCCTGGGCTACCCACGTTCTTGCAAAAGAAATCAACAAGCAAGGCTGGCGCTTTGCAATCGAGTGGGGACATGGTGGTGAGTACGACTCTACCTTCCATCACTGGGCAGCTGACTTGACCTATGGTGGTTACACCAATAAAGGTATCAACAGTGCCATCACCCGCTTTATCCGTAACCACCAAAAAGATGCTTGGGTAGGAGACTACAGAAGTTACGGTGGTGCAGCAGACTATCCACTTCTAGGTGGCTACAGCATGAAAGACTTTGAAGGCTGGCAAGGACGAAGTGATTACAATGGCTATGTAACTAACCTCTTTGCCCATGACTTGATGACCAAGTATTTCCAACACTTCACTGTAAGTAAATGGGAAAATGGTACACCAGTTACCATGTCTGATAACGGTAGCACCTATAAATGGACTCCAGAAATGAAGGTTGAGCTAGTCGATGCAGCAGGTAATAAGGTTGTTGTGACTCGTAAGTCAAACGATGTCAATAGCCCGCAATACCGCGAACGTACAGTAACACTCAACGGACGTGTGATCCAAGATGGTTCAGCTTACTTGACTCCTTGGAACTGGGATGCAAATGGTAAGAAACTTCCTGCTGATAAGGAAAAAATGTACTACTTCAATACGCAAGCTGGTGCAACAACTTGGACACTTCCGAGTGATTGGGCAAATAGCAAGGTTTACCTTTACAAGCTAACTGACCAAGGTAAGACAGAAGAGCAAGAACTAACTGTAAAAGATGGCAAGATTACCCTAGACCTTCTAGCAAATCAACCATACGTTCTCTACCGTTCAAAACAAACCAATCCTGAAATGTCATGGAGCGAAGGCATGCATATCTATGACCAAGGATTTAACAGTGGAACCTTGAAACACTGGACCATTTCTGGTGATGCTTCTAAGGCAGAAATTGTCAAATCACAAGGCGCAAATGAAATGCTTCGTATCCAAGGCAATAAGAGCAAGGTCAGCCTTACTCAGAAACTGACTGGCTTGAAACCAAATACCAAGTATGCCGTTTATGTTGGTGTCGATAACCGTAGTAATGCCAAGGCAAGTATCACTGTAAATACTGGCGAGAAAGAAGTGACTACTTATACCAATAAGTCACTCGCTCTCAACTATATCAAAGCTTATGCTCATAACAATCGTCGTGACAATGCTACAGTTGACGATACAAGTTACTTCCAAAACATGTACGCCTTCTTTACAACTGGTTCAGATGTATCAAATGTTACTTTGACATTGAGTCGTGAAGCTGGTGATGAAGCAACTTACTTTGATGAAATTCGTACCTTTGAAAACAATTCAAGCATGTACGGAGAAAACCATGATACAGGTAAAGGCACCTTCAAACAAGACTTTGAAAATGTTGCTCAAGGTATCTTCCCATTCGTAGTGGGCGGTGTCGAAGGTGTTGAAGACAACCGCACTCACTTGTCTGAAAAACACGATCCATATACACAACGTGGTTGGAACGGTAAGAAAGTCGATGATGTTATTGAAGGAAATTGGTCATTGAAGACAAATGGACTGGTTAGCCGTCGTAACTTGGTTTACCAAACCATTCCACAAAACTTCCGCTTTGAAGCAGGTAAGACCTATCGTGTAACTTTTGAATACGAAGCAGGATCAGACAATACCTACGCCTTTGTAGTTGGTAAGGGAGAATTCCAATCTGGTAACCGTGGTACGAAAGCAAGCAACTTGGAAATGCATGAATTGCCAAATACCTGGACAGATTCTAAGAAAGCCAAGAAGGCAACCTTCCTCGTGACTGGTGCAGAAACAGGTGATACTTGGGTAGGTATCTACTCAACTGGAAATGCAAGCAATACTCGTGGTGATTCTGGTGGAAATGCCAACTTCCGTGGTTATAACGACTTCATGATGGATAATCTTCACATCGAAGAAATTACCCTAACAGGTAAGATGTTGACAGAAAATGCTCTGAAGAACTACTTGCCAACTGTTGCCATGACTAACTACACCAAAGAGTCTATGGATGCTTTGAAAGAGGCGGTCTTTAACCTCAGTCAGGCAGATGATGACATTAGCGTGGAAGAAGCGCGTGCAGAGATTGCCAAGATTGAAGCCTTGAAGAATGCTTTGGTTCAGAAGAAGACAGCTTTGGTAGCAGAAGACTTTGAAAGTTTGGATGCGCCAGCTCAACCAGGCGAAGGTCTTGAGAATGCCTTTGATGGTAATGTGTCTAGCCTATGGCATACATCTTGGAATGGTGGAGATGTAGGCAAGCCTGCAACCATGGTATTGAAAGAACCGACTGAAATCACAGGACTTCGTTATGTACCACGTGGTTCAGGTTCAAATGGCAACTTGCGAGATGTAAAACTGGTTGTAACAGATGAGTCTGGCAAGGAGCACACTTTCACTGCGACGGACTGGCCTGATAATAATAAGCCAAAAGACATTAACTTTAGCAAGACAATCAAGGCTAAGAAAATTGTCCTTACGGGAACCAAGACATACGGAGATGGTGGAGATAAATACCAATCTGCAGCAGAACTCATCTTTAACCGTCCACAGGTAGCAGAAACACCGCTTGACATGTCTGCTTATGAAGCGGCTTTAGCTAATGCTCAAAAATTGACAGACAAAGAAAATCAAGAGGAAGTGGCTGGAGTTCAGGCGAGCATGAAATATGCGACGGATAACGATCTCTTGACGGAAAGAATGGTGAAATACTTTGCAGATTATCTCAATCAATTAAAAGATTCTGCTCCGAAACCAGACGCTCCTACAAGCAGCAAGGGTGAAGAGCAACCACCAGTTCTTGAAGTACCAGAATTCAAAGGCGGAGTCAATGCGGCAGAAGCAGCTGTTCATGAAGTCCCTGAGTTCAAGGGCGGCGTTAATGCGGCAGAAGCGGCTGTATATGAAGTCCCAGAGTTCAAGGGCGGCGTTAATGCGGCAGAAGCAGCTGTACATGAGGTTCCTGAGTTCAAGGGAGGAGTCAATGCAGTAGAAGTAGCTGTACATGAGGTTCCTGAGTTCAAGGGAGGAGCCAATGCAGTAGAAGCGGCAGTACATGAAGTTCCTGAGTTCAAGGGCGGTGTCAATGCAGCAGAGCCAGCCGTACATGAAAAACCAGAGTACACAGGACCGCTAGGTACAGCAGGTGATGAACCAGCACCAACTGTTGAGAAACCAGAGTATAAGTTGACACCAGCTTCACTAGCTGATACAAAGACATCAGAAATCAAAGATACTCTGAAAAATGAAGAAAGCAAAAAGACACTCCCAGAAACAGGAGAAGACCAGTCTGATACAGCCCTCTTCCTAGCAGGAATCAGCCTAGCATTGTCAGCCGCCCTCTTTGCTATTAACAGTAAAAAAGAATAGATATTTATTTATTCCACAACTATATTGTTTGGATAAGTGGCTTGGACTTCTATGGGAGTCAGAGTTGGAAAATGAATCAAACACCTGGAGAGGACCTCTTGGTTCTCTCCTTTTTAAAAGGAGAAATGATAACGCTTACTAGCGTAAGCGGATGAAAGGAAATAGGAGAAATATGGACAAACACTTTTTTGAGAAACGCTGTCATTATAGTATCCGCAAATTTGCAATTGGTGCAGCCTCAGTTATGATTGGTGCTAGTATCTTTGGAGCCAATATGGTTCAGGCAGCAGAAACAGCAGCGCCTTCAGAGACAGAGGGAAGTATCACTCATGTTCAAGCTCTGGATAAGTTACCAGATGATTTAGCCGCTGCGCTTGAAAAAGCAGATGCAGAAGCTGCAACAGAAGGAAATCAAGAGGGTAGTCAGGCAACCGAAGAAGGAACAAAACCTGCAGCAAGTGAAGAGGCAAAACCAGAGACAAGTCCTGCAAGTC of Streptococcus oralis contains these proteins:
- a CDS encoding SpGH101 family endo-alpha-N-acetylgalactosaminidase; translation: MNKGLFEKRCKYSIRKFSLGVASVMIGAAFFGTSTVLADSVQSGSTANLPADLAAALATAKENDGRDFEAPKAGEDQGSPEVTDGPKTEEELLALEKAKSASSDKLPEGLEGKLDKAEDKGKEVDKDQLAKNTENLVPEDVAKTKNGELNYGATVKIKTPSGEGSGIVIGENLVLTVSHNFIKDVPDGNNRKVVDNDKGDGDIYSISYPGLPDVKFSKKDIIHWDREGFLKGYKNDLALVRLRTVLENTPVEVTKKPVVKKIGDKLHVFGYPEGKLNPIVNTTVDFAEPYGEGVQGIGYQGGKPGASGGGIFDTEGKLVGVHQNGVVGQRSGGILFSPAQLKWIQDHMKGISSVKPADLEEKEKPAEDKPKEDKPAAAKPETPEKVTAEWQTVEKKEQQGTVTVREEKGVRYNQLSSTAQNDNGDKPALFEKQGLTVDANGNATVDLTFKDDSEKGKSRFGVFLKFKDTKNNVFVGYDKDGWFWEYKSPTDSTWYKGGRVAAPETGSINRLSITLKSDGQLNATNNDEKLFDTVTLPAAVNETLKNEKKIVLKAGSYGNERTVVSVKTDNQEGVKADDTPAQKETGPAVDDSKVTYDTIQSKVLKAVIDQAFPRIKEYSLNGHTLPGQVQQFNKVFINKHEVTPEVTYKKINETTAEYLMKLRDDANLINAEMTVRLQVVDNQLHFDVTKIVNHNQVTPGQKIDDERKLLSSISFLGNALVSVSSDQAGAKFDGATMSNNTHVSGDDHIDVTNPMKDLAKGYMYGFVSTDKLAAGVWSNSQNSYGGGSYDWTRLTAYKETVGNANYVGIHSSEWQWEKAYKGIVFPEYTKELPSAKVVITEDANADNKVDWQDGAIAYRSIMNNPQGWEKVKDITAYRIAMNFGSQAQNPFLMTLDGIKKINLHTDGLGQGVLLKGYGSEGHDSGHLNYADIGKRIGGVEDFKTLIAKAKKYGAHLGIHVNASETYPESKYFNENILRKNPDGSYSYGWNWLDQGINIDAAYDLAHGRLARWEDLKKKLGEGLDFIYVDVWGNGQSGDNGAWATHVLAKEINKQGWRFAIEWGHGGEYDSTFHHWAADLTYGGYTNKGINSAITRFIRNHQKDAWVGDYRSYGGAADYPLLGGYSMKDFEGWQGRSDYNGYVTNLFAHDLMTKYFQHFTVSKWENGTPVTMSDNGSTYKWTPEMKVELVDAAGNKVVVTRKSNDVNSPQYRERTVTLNGRVIQDGSAYLTPWNWDANGKKLPADKEKMYYFNTQAGATTWTLPSDWANSKVYLYKLTDQGKTEEQELTVKDGKITLDLLANQPYVLYRSKQTNPEMSWSEGMHIYDQGFNSGTLKHWTISGDASKAEIVKSQGANEMLRIQGNKSKVSLTQKLTGLKPNTKYAVYVGVDNRSNAKASITVNTGEKEVTTYTNKSLALNYIKAYAHNNRRDNATVDDTSYFQNMYAFFTTGSDVSNVTLTLSREAGDEATYFDEIRTFENNSSMYGENHDTGKGTFKQDFENVAQGIFPFVVGGVEGVEDNRTHLSEKHDPYTQRGWNGKKVDDVIEGNWSLKTNGLVSRRNLVYQTIPQNFRFEAGKTYRVTFEYEAGSDNTYAFVVGKGEFQSGNRGTKASNLEMHELPNTWTDSKKAKKATFLVTGAETGDTWVGIYSTGNASNTRGDSGGNANFRGYNDFMMDNLHIEEITLTGKMLTENALKNYLPTVAMTNYTKESMDALKEAVFNLSQADDDISVEEARAEIAKIEALKNALVQKKTALVAEDFESLDAPAQPGEGLENAFDGNVSSLWHTSWNGGDVGKPATMVLKEPTEITGLRYVPRGSGSNGNLRDVKLVVTDESGKEHTFTATDWPDNNKPKDINFSKTIKAKKIVLTGTKTYGDGGDKYQSAAELIFNRPQVAETPLDMSAYEAALANAQKLTDKENQEEVAGVQASMKYATDNDLLTERMVKYFADYLNQLKDSAPKPDAPTSSKGEEQPPVLEVPEFKGGVNAAEAAVHEVPEFKGGVNAAEAAVYEVPEFKGGVNAAEAAVHEVPEFKGGVNAVEVAVHEVPEFKGGANAVEAAVHEVPEFKGGVNAAEPAVHEKPEYTGPLGTAGDEPAPTVEKPEYKLTPASLADTKTSEIKDTLKNEESKKTLPETGEDQSDTALFLAGISLALSAALFAINSKKE
- a CDS encoding peptide ABC transporter substrate-binding protein produces the protein MKSSKLFALAGVTLLAATTLAACSGSGSSAKGEKTFSYIYETDPDNLNYLTTGKAATADITSNVIDGLLENDRYGNFVPSMAEDWSVSKDGLTYTYTIRKDAKWYTSEGEEYAPVKAQDFVTGLKYAADKKSDGLYLVQESIKGLDAYVKGEIKDFSQVGIKALDDQTIQYTLNKPESFWNSKTTMGVLAPVNEEFLNSKGDDFAKGTDPSSILYNGPFLLKSIVAKSSVEFEKNPNYWDKDNVHIDKVKLSFWDGQDTNKPTEAFKDGSFTMARLFPTSASYPETEKAFKDNIVYTQQDSTTYLVGTNIDRQSYKYTSKTTDEEKTSTKKALLNKDFRQALAFGFDRTAYASQVNGASGATKLLRNLFVPPTFVQADGKNFGELVKEKLVTYGDEWKDVNLADAQDGLYNADKAKAEFAKAKTALQAEGVKFPIHLDMPVDQTNTTKVQRVQSFKQSLEATLGSENVVVDIQQLQKDDVLNITYFAETAAGEDWDISDNVGWSPDFADPSTYLDIIKPSVGENTKTYLGFDSGTNNAAAKQVGLEDYEKMVVEAGEEVSDVSKRYEKYAAAQAWLTDSALIIPTTSKTGRPMLSKMVPFTLPFAYSGNKGTSEALLYKYLDVQDKAVTADEYQKAQDKWMKEKEESNKKAQEDLAKHVK